CGCGCTTTCAGTCAGTTAAACGAACGACTTTTGCAAGCAAATCTCCAGTTAGCTAAGACGCGGACTACTTTGTTTCCGCTGGTAGAAGGTATGGCTTATATCAGCTTGCTGGTATTGCTGTGGCTGGGTGTGGGAGCAATAGCACAAGGTTCGATTACAATTGGCGGCTTTTTGGCTTTAATTATTTATGTGGAACGTTTGGTTTTCCCAACGGCGTTATTGGGTTTTACTATTACTACTTATCAACGGGGAGAAGTTAGTATCGATCGCGTGGAATCTATTCTCACCGCCGAACCAAAAATAAACGACGAAGCCGATGCGATTTCTCTGCCTCTGGCACAGGTAAAAGGTAAGCTTGAGGCTCGCGGTTTGAGTTACACTTATCCCGGTGCGAAAACTCGTGCTTTAAATAATATTAGCTTGAAGATCGAGCCTGGAGAAACGGTAGCGATTGTAGGGCCGATCGGTTCCGGTAAATCAACTTTGGCTAATGCTTTACCTCGCTTGTTAAATATTGCTGAGGGTAGTTTGTTTTTGGATGGCTACGATATCACTGAGTTAAAATTAGCAGATTTGCGGAGTGCGATCGCTTACGTTCCCCAAGAAAGTTTTCTCTTCAGTACTACCATCAAAAATAACATCCGTTACGGCGATCCCGTAGCCGAACAGCCAATTGTAGAACATTCAGCCAAACAAGCCCAAATTCATCAAGAAATTCTCTACTTTCCCCAACAATACGAAACCATTGTCGGCGAACGCGGCATCACTCTTTCCGGCGGACAAAGACAGCGATCGGCACTTTCTCGCGGTTTGCTGGTGGATGCTCCGGTATTAATATTAGATGATGCTCTTTCCAGCGTGGACAATCAAACTGCTACTGCTATTTTGTCAAATTTGTCAACAGGAACAGAACGAAAAACAGTGGTTTTTATTTCTCACCAAATGTCTGCGGCAGCAAGTTGCGATCGCATCTTTGTCATGGATAAAGGTGAAATTGTGCAATCTGGCACTCACGCTGAATTAGTGCAGCAAAAAGGTTTGTACCAGTCACTTTGGAATCAGCAAAAGCTAGAGGAATTGTTGCGATAAATTTCAGGCTTTCCTGTTTTTGTGGTGATAAGCTAAACTTATATAATCGTAGGGTGGGTTAGGCACGGGCAATCTAAAAGTCAAAAGTCAAAAGTCAAAAGTCAAAAGTCAAAAGTCAAAAGTCAATCATTCAAAATTTCCCCTCTTCCCTCTTCCCTCTCCCTCTTCCCTTTCCCTCTTCCTATCCCTTTCCGAGCGTGCCGTAACCCAGCATCACGATTGACTGTAACAGTGACAAACATTTTTCCCCGTAAATCCGAAAGAGCCTGCTGTACCAGCCGAACACCCATCCATCGGATTTTCAATACCATAGAGCGAAACGCTTGACAAGAAAATGCCATTGGTTTACCATAGTTTTCGTGAACCGAAGCGGGAGCCAAAACCTGGGGAGGTTCACGAAAAACGCCAGAACCTTGACAATTAAATAGTTTCAGCGTTTGGCTAAAGGCAATAGTTGCAATTAATTTGCAATAAGCGAGCCTGAAATGAGGCAAAAAATGAGGTTCACGAAAAGTGCCTTCAGAATGCCTTGTTTGTCTGGGTTTCAAGGGCCAGTCTTTCAATCAACAGAATCCCGGCAACGGGATTGAAACGATTTTTTTGAGCGGGGAGCTTCCGATCGCTAGCTTTCAATCAACAGAATCCCGGCAACGGGATTGAAACGCGATCTTATCGATCGCAGCTTGCGGGTCGGCATTTTTGCTTTCAATCAACAGAATCCCGGCAACGGGATTGAAACATCAAAGTCGGGGATAGCTATATCACCTAATAACTTCCTTCTTTCAATCAACAGAATCCCGGCAACGGGATTGAAACCTAAAAAGGTAGTCATACATAATAATAGTTTCCTACAACTTTCAATCAACAGAATCCCGGCAACGGGATTGAAACAGGAAACTTAAATCGAAGAATATATGGTTTTAAGTTACTTTCAATCAACAGAATCCCGGCAACGGGATTGAAACTCTAAATGTATGCTCGCCCTTTTTTGTGATAGGTATTTGCTTTCAATCAACAGAATCCCGGCAACGGGATTGAAACGACCCCCATACTAGGGGGGAATACCCATTGATTTTGATCTTTCAATCAACAGAATCCCGGCAACGGGATTGAAACGTGCTACCTGTGGATGGTTGTTAGGAACTACAACTTTCAATCAACAGAATCCCGGCAACGGGATTGAAACTTGATATTCGGTGCTAAAACATACCACTGTTTATCTAACTTTCAATCAACAGAATCCTGGCAACGGGATTGAAACCGATCCCGCGCTTGTGCAGAGTTTGCAAGCAGAATCTTTCAATCAACAGAATCCCGGCAACGGGATTGAAACGCTAGCCCCAGACCCATAGGGGCGCGGCCACCGAAGTGGTCTTTCAATCAACAGAATCCCGGCAACGGGATTGAAACATCAACTCGTAGCGATTTCTGGAAGCCCTACAAAGACTTTCAATCAACAGAATCCCGGCAACGGGATTGAAACACCGCCAATTCTTTCCCGCCGCCCTCGCCTTCCCCCTTTCAATCAACAGAATCCCGGCAACGGGATTGAAACATCTCACAGCAGATGGCGTTTCTCCCGGTTTGCCAACTTTCAATCAACAGAATCCCGGCAACGGGATTGAAACAAGCAAGATACTCGCTATCAACTAAATAACAATTACTTTCAATCAACAGAATCCCGGCAACGGGATTGAAACAAGAAGGTAAGCCGCCGCGACTTCGGGGGATGCGCTTTCAATCAACAGAATCCCGGCAACGGGATTGAAACAAGAGGTAATATGAATCTTAACTTTCTCGATCCATTGCTTTCAATCAACAGAATCCCGGCAACGGGATTGAAACATTGATTTTTTTAGCAATCTCCTTTTGGGTTGGGACTTTCAATCAACAGAATCCCGGCAACGGGATTGAAACCTGACTAATAACTAACGAAGGACACAAGCCATGCTAAACTTTCAATCAACAGAATCCCGGCAACGGGATTGAAACTCAAAAAAGAAATCCCTAATTCTCTTCTGATTTCCCCCTTTCAATCAACAGAATCCCGGCAACGGGATTGAAACCTTCAGCGGAAACACCTTTTTTAGCGGCGAGGTACGCCTTTCAATCAACAGAATCCCGGCAACGGGATTGAAACATTTTGGCTGGTGGAACAAGTGTAGGGGCTTGCACCTTTCAATCAACAGAATCCCGGCAACGGGATTGAAACTCGATACCAACAAATTGACGTATCGATACCAACAAATTGCTTTCAATCAACAGAATCCCGGCAACGGGATTGAAACATAGATATTTTGGTTTCATGTTAATGCTATCACCTCAACTTTCAATCAACAGAATCCCGGCAACGGGATTGAAACATAAACTCTAAACAGAACCCACAGTGATAGCCACCCGACTTTCAATCAACAGAATCCCGGCAACGGGATTGAAACTTAAAAAATGCCGACGAGAAAAACAGTGGCATCGTTACTTTCAATCAACAGAATCCCGGCAACGGGATTGAAACATCTGTATTCTGCTTTAAGGAATACAAAATTGCGTCTTCCTTTCAATCAACAGAATCCCGGCAACGGGATTGAAACCAAAATACTTAACGCAATAGAAAAGCTTGAAACTTTCAATCAACAGAATCCCGGCAACGGGATTGAAACCCAGGTCAAGAGGCCGATGATATTGGTTCCGACTTTCAATCAACAGAATCCCGGCAACGGGATTGAAACGCTTGCGAAAGTGCTGCGAAAGCAGAAGTCGAACTTTCAATCAACAGAATCCCGGCAACGGGATTGAAACTAATATTTGCCCCCATATTCAGAGGGCAGTCCTTGATGACTTTCAATCAACAGAATCCCGGCAACGGGATTGAAACCCATCTGGGGAAAACAGAATAAATTCGTCCCAACTTTCAATCAACAGAATCCCGGCAACGGGATTGAAACACTGCGCGAAAATCGCAATGGAATTACATTTGATATGGCTTTCAATCAACAGAATCCCGGCAACGGGATTGAAACATCTACGCAACGAAATCAAGGAACATATCGGAGAAGAACAGATTGGAGCTTTCAATCAACAGAATCCCGGCAACGGGATTGAAACTAACTTGAAGCCCAAAGAGCTATCTTTAGGGAAATAGGCATTCTTTCAATCAACAGAATCCCGGCAACGGGATTGAAACAGATCGTTTTGCTTTGTGCTAGAAGCACACTGCTAACTTTCAATCAACAGAATCCCGGCAACGGGATTGAAACAATACGCTGGAAACCGTTGCTATAACTAAATTCTTACACTACCGATGCAACCGAACAAGCCAAACGATGAGAACGCAGCAGCTAACTAATTTTACTCTGATTAATTCGAGCTACCCATGCTTCGCTATCATCAATCGTCAAGATAATCCTTTTATAGGATTCATCCTGTAATTCCAACGTCAAATAATCTCGATCTTTTGTGACATACCAGAATTCCTTCCCCCTACGGCTGTAATAAGTTCCCGCCTTAATTACTCCTGGCAAAGAGGTTCCTGGTGCGCGAATTTCCGACCAACTACTTTGCGGTTCCGCCGATGTCGCGCTGGTGATATGACTCAGCGGAATTTCCCAAATTTTATTTAAAGTAAAAGCCCAAAGTTGCTCGTACCATTCCAACTCAAGTTTTACTCGATCGCCAACAATACTAATATTCATCTCTGCCTCTGCTTGCTTGGACGAAGCATTCGCGTTTGAATTGATAATTTACGATCGTCAACTATCTGCACGAATGCTTAGCCCCTACTAAAAAATGTCTAAAAAGCGAATACCCGGTAAAGGCACATCTCTAATATACCGATTAATTTGACTTGCCGCCGCCATACCCGAATTTAAAGCACTTTCTACTAAGTTTCCACCACACCAATCACCGCAACATATCAAAGGTAAAGATATCTCCGCATCCAGATAACTTGACTGCCAAAACTGACTGGGAAAAGCATAGCGCCACCTGTGAATTTGATACCATGCTGGCGCATCTAGCCAAGATAGATTTAATTCTGCTGTCGCCGTAGCTAACAAATGGCGTGCAGCAGCATTTAAATCTTCTGCATCTAAATAATTTTGAGCAAATGCAGCACTGCTGTGCATCACAAATACTGGAAATTCAGCGTTGCGGCGCTTGCTGCTATCCAAACCGATCCAAGCAATGTCGGAATTATCTGCAAAAACAACAGAATTCCAATCTAAATTTAGCTCTGCTTGGGCTGGATAGCCTGCCATGACCGCCAAACAGGGATCGAATTCGATCGCTCGCAGCTTATCCACAAACCCAGTTGGTAAAATACTCTCAGCTAATGGCTCCAACAACATCAAAGCTTGCGGCGCGGGAATTGCCACGATCGCTGCTTTGGCTTTTACCGCTTCTGGGATATCATCGACCTTAGCCTCAAAATCCAGACGCCAATATTTGTTATCTGTAACATTAATTGCCCGGACTCGTTGATTTAGCTTGATTTCCAAACCAGTAGCGAGGAATTTCGCGATCGCACTCATTCCTTCTGGCGCAACATAGTGGGGGATTTTGGATTCAGGGGAATAAAATCTGTCATTCCAAGTCTGGAGAATGTGGCGATCGCATAACACCTTTACAAACCTTTGCAAAATCTCCCCATTCGGTTCCAAGTAGCGCAACCCGTGATCGGCGCTTTTGCCGTATAATCGGCGCGTCGCCACCCTTCCTCCCACACCGCGAGATTTTTCCAGCACCACTACACTGTATCCAGCTTGCTGCAACTGTTGCGCCGCAGTCAAACCGGCTATTCCCGCACCAATAACCGCAACATCAAACACGACTTGACAACCTCCCGCGTAGAATCAATAGAAGTAGAATAAGGGACAGCAAAGAATCTGGGGTCCTGGAGGGTTCGACTTTGGATGAACTGAGATCGGTACTGGAGTTGGCTACAGAAGAAGAATTGCAACAACTGACGGCAATTCTGTTTTGTCGCCGATTCAATCCCCTAGACTATGTTGGCACGCCCGATCCTATAGAAGTACAAAGCCAAGATCGCGAAGCTTGGCTGGATATGCTAGAGCAAAGGTTTCGCTTTTTGGCAGCGGATGGCTTGACGGTATTGCGGGGACGCACACAGGAGGTAACCTATCGCCAAGTTTTAATCCAGGTGTGTCGTTATCTTAAAATTCGCTACTCCAACAAGCTTTCCACCACAGATATAGAAGCAGAGATATTTCTCCATCTGCTGAAACGAGCTTGGAAAGAATTACCCGCCGCAGAGCAAAATGCCTTAACTGTGCGAGTGCAGCAAAGTCTGGCAGAAACTCAACTTTCCGAACCGTTACCGCTTTCCGTGCAGCGCGATCCTTTCGGTTGGCTGATCAAAGGTGGTAGCGCTTTGGCAGTTAGTTCGATCGTCAAACCGATGTTGCTGCAACAGATGGCCCATCAGTTTGCGCTTCACTTTGCCAGATACCAAATTGCCAGGGAAGCAGCCGTATCTGGAGGAGTGGCGGCGATGAACAAGTTTCAAGGCTATATGATGCTTCAGGCTGCTGAAAAGGGTATGGCTTTGAGTGCGGCGCGATATACTGCTGTCCGCAGCGTGTTTGCATTTTTAGGCCCAGCGCTGTGGACTTGGTTTTTTGCGGATCTCGGTTGGCGAGCGATCGCCACTAACTACGCCCGCATTATACCCACCATCTTCGCCCTAGCACAAATTCGCCTCACTCGCTCGGAATGTTGGGAAATAGCATGAAAATTTTAGTTTTCAGATTTTAGATTTTTGATTGAACATGAAGCCAAAATTCACAATCCAAAATCTAAAATCTTTTTCCGAACCTCCCTTACAGCTATGGTGGAATTTTGCCCAGCTAGGTTTGTTGATTTTTCCTTTATTTCCAGCTGTAGGAGCAGTCGGAATTGCCCTCGCAATACTGGGTACTGGCAAGCAAAAGTTTAATACGATTATCCGACGTCCCCTCAACTGGGGAATCGCTCTTTTTAGCCTTTTACTCGTCGTTTCTGCGAGTTTGGCTGCTTATTCTTCAGAGGCTTTTCTGGGTTTGGCTAATTTTTTACCGTTTTTCTTGCTGCTTATCTCGTTCGGCGAGTTAATACAAACACCCGCTCAACTGCGGCGATTAGCTTGGATTATAGTTATACCTTCTGTTCCGATCGTAATTCTTGGCTTGGGTCAACTATTTTTAGGTTGGGCTAGTTCGGGTTTATTAGCAAATATTTTAGGTTGGGGTCTCACAGCGACTGGCAATCCTCCAGGTAGAATGGCGTCCGTTTTTATGTACGCCAATATCCTCGCCGCTTATCTGACGATCGTTTTCATTCTCGCACTTGGGCTGTCGATCGAACAGTGGCAACTCGCTAGGAGAAGAGCGGGAGAGGCGGAGAACGGGGGAACGGGGGAGCGAGGGAAGTTTCCCAATTACGGGACGTTATATTTGATTGCGGCGGTAATTGGCAGTGCGATCGCGATCGTCTTCACTAATTCTCGCAATGCTTGGGCGATCGCACCTCTGGCCTGTCTCGCTTTTTCAGTTTACCTTGGTTGGCGTTGGTTATTAGCGGCAGTCACAGGAATTGCAAGTATTATTCTCGCCGCCGCTTTTGCGCCATCACCGATAAATCAATTCCTGCGAAAAATAGTCCCCGCTTTCTTTTGGGCGCGTTTAACAGATCAAAATTTTCCCGATCGACCTTTACCTTATTTGCGAACAACCCAGTGGCAATTTGCTTGGTGGATGACACAGCAGCGTCCTTGGACAGGTTGGGGATTAAGAAATTTCACGCCACTTTATGTAACAAAATATGCCACTCCCGACAATCCTATTTGGTTAGGTCATCCCCATAGTTTGTTTTTGATGCTAACAGCAGAAATCGGCATTCCTGCGACAATGCTGTTTTGTGTTTTAGTCAGTTGGATGATTGCGCGAAGTATTTTGCTATTGCGAGATTGGCCTGTAAATAATCAAGATAGATTAATTTTATTCAGTTTTATAGTTGCTTTTTTAGGCTGTAGTTTATTTAACACCGTAGATGTAACAATATTTGATTTGCGCGTCAATACATTCGGATGGTTGCTGTTAGCCGCAATTGGTGGAGTGGTTTATAGCCAAAGTGGAAAATGATTGCCAATATCAGATATCGGATTTTAGATTTACAATCACTTTAGTGGGGGATAGTTTCCCATCCCCCTATTTTCTGCATCTCTATCTGTTCGCAGGCAACCAGATCGCGAATTCTGTTCCTTGTCCGGGAACAGAATTTACATCAATTCTTCCGCCATGTTTTTCAACGATGATTTGACGCGCGATCGCCAATCCCAAACCCGTACCTTTTCCTACTGCTTTCGTGGTAAACAAGTGGTCAAATATCTTTTCTTTGACCGATTCAGTCATGCCGCAACCATTATCTGCAATGGCAATTTTTACCCGCTTGTTTTCTACTGATGTGGTAATTGTAATGAAGTTAGGGTTGGCCTTGATTTCAGCAAAGCTTCGACTGATATTTGATTCATCCAAAGCATCGATCGCATTGGCGATCGTATTCATAAATACCTGATTGAGTTGTCCGGGGAAACACTCGATTAAAGGTAAATTACCGTAGTTGGTAATCACTTCAATGGCGGGACGTTGTTCATTAGCTTTCAGGCGATGTTTGAGGATTAAAAGTGTGCTATCAATGCCTTCGTGAATATTAAATGGCACTTTGCAGTCGCGATCGGCACGAGAAAAAGTACGTAAACTGGTACTGATATTTTTCAGCCGCTCGCAGGCTGTAGACATGGAATCAATTATCTTAGGTAAGTCTTCTAAGGTATATTCCAAGTCAATTTCTTCGGCATGGTCGAGAATTTCTTCGCTCCGATCGGGGAAAGTTTCTTGATAGAGTTGCAAGTGTTCGATTAGTTCGACAATAGTAGGTTTAGTTTCTTGGAGACTGGCAGCAATAAAACCAAGGGGATTATTCATTTCATGCGCTACCCCCGCTACTAAATTACCTAAAGCCGACATTTTCTCACTTTGGATTATTTGTAATTGAGCGTTTTGCAAGTTGTGTAATGCTTGTTCTAATTCCACTGATTTTTGCTGTAAGGCAAGTTCTGCTCGTTTGCGATCGCTAATATCTCGCATCACAACTACTGCACCAACTTTGTTACCCCAAGGATCGAAGATTGCTTGTCCGCTAGCTAACAAACTTCTCCGAGAACCTTGCTTAGGCGCAATTACCATTTCGGCATTTTCAACGATTTCTCCTTGCAAAGCACGAAACAGAGGAATTTCCGTTGTTGATAAGGGTGTTTGACCATCAGGTTGATAGAGTGAAAAATATTCTGCCCATTGTTCCGGCGGTAATGATTCCACTGGTAAGCCGTGAAATTCACGAGTTGCTTTGTTAAATAGAGTCAAAGTCCCACTAGCATCGCAGACAACAATTCCATCGGTAATATTGTGAATGATGGCATTCAAAAACTCTCTTTCCTTAGCTAGAGATACTTCGGTTTTTTGTAATTTTTCTAGTGATGCTTGTAAGGACTGAGATTTTTCCTGTTCTCGTTCATAAAGTTGAGCATTTTCTAAAGAAATAGCAGCTTGAGTGCAAAGTAAGTTGAGTAGTTCCACGCGATCGCCACTAAATGCCCCGGTTGTTAAATTATTTTCTAGATATAAAATGCCCATCAACTTCCCTTGATGCAAAATCGGGCTGCACAAGATACTTTTCGGCTGCTGACGGATAATATAAGGATCGTTGGCGAGAGTCGGATCGGCACTTGCATCCAGCAGCACAACAGTCTGCCTATTATGCTTGACTTTGTAAATCAGCTTGTGGGGAATATCTTGGCTATCTTCAATCGGAAGACTCTGCAAGATAACTGGCTTTGAACCTGTGGTAATTAACCCTTTGATTAACAGGCGCTCCTCTCGCAAGAGCATAAACACGCATTTATCAGCCCCTGCATTTTCGATGACAATAGAAAGCAATGCCGAGAGTAGTTTTTCAAATTCGATTTCACCTGAGATAGTTTGGGAAGCTTTGAGAATGGCTGCTAAATCAAAAGCTACAGAGACGCTGCTACTGCTGGAACTGGGAGAACTGCTGGAGCTACTCCCCAATGCGAAGATAGTTTCTTGAGTGGAGAGG
This portion of the Aerosakkonema funiforme FACHB-1375 genome encodes:
- a CDS encoding YaaW family protein, which encodes MDELRSVLELATEEELQQLTAILFCRRFNPLDYVGTPDPIEVQSQDREAWLDMLEQRFRFLAADGLTVLRGRTQEVTYRQVLIQVCRYLKIRYSNKLSTTDIEAEIFLHLLKRAWKELPAAEQNALTVRVQQSLAETQLSEPLPLSVQRDPFGWLIKGGSALAVSSIVKPMLLQQMAHQFALHFARYQIAREAAVSGGVAAMNKFQGYMMLQAAEKGMALSAARYTAVRSVFAFLGPALWTWFFADLGWRAIATNYARIIPTIFALAQIRLTRSECWEIA
- a CDS encoding FAD-dependent oxidoreductase, which translates into the protein MFDVAVIGAGIAGLTAAQQLQQAGYSVVVLEKSRGVGGRVATRRLYGKSADHGLRYLEPNGEILQRFVKVLCDRHILQTWNDRFYSPESKIPHYVAPEGMSAIAKFLATGLEIKLNQRVRAINVTDNKYWRLDFEAKVDDIPEAVKAKAAIVAIPAPQALMLLEPLAESILPTGFVDKLRAIEFDPCLAVMAGYPAQAELNLDWNSVVFADNSDIAWIGLDSSKRRNAEFPVFVMHSSAAFAQNYLDAEDLNAAARHLLATATAELNLSWLDAPAWYQIHRWRYAFPSQFWQSSYLDAEISLPLICCGDWCGGNLVESALNSGMAAASQINRYIRDVPLPGIRFLDIF
- a CDS encoding ABC transporter ATP-binding protein, which codes for MAQSRLQKLAAYLRPHWQQVAQGILALFIVNALGVYIPIEIRNTVNDLQEILKSHLGFDRILQAVVLLLVLATVMWGIRVGSRLLIFGVGRQVEFDLKQKIFQHLLKLEPAYFAKNTAGDLINRATSDVDNIRRLLGFAVLSLANTLFAYGLTLPIMLWINWKLSIAALAVYPFMLLIVQLFSDKLRTQQLAVQEELSNLSDLIQEDMSGISLIKIYAQEENERRAFSQLNERLLQANLQLAKTRTTLFPLVEGMAYISLLVLLWLGVGAIAQGSITIGGFLALIIYVERLVFPTALLGFTITTYQRGEVSIDRVESILTAEPKINDEADAISLPLAQVKGKLEARGLSYTYPGAKTRALNNISLKIEPGETVAIVGPIGSGKSTLANALPRLLNIAEGSLFLDGYDITELKLADLRSAIAYVPQESFLFSTTIKNNIRYGDPVAEQPIVEHSAKQAQIHQEILYFPQQYETIVGERGITLSGGQRQRSALSRGLLVDAPVLILDDALSSVDNQTATAILSNLSTGTERKTVVFISHQMSAAASCDRIFVMDKGEIVQSGTHAELVQQKGLYQSLWNQQKLEELLR
- a CDS encoding O-antigen ligase family protein, encoding MKPKFTIQNLKSFSEPPLQLWWNFAQLGLLIFPLFPAVGAVGIALAILGTGKQKFNTIIRRPLNWGIALFSLLLVVSASLAAYSSEAFLGLANFLPFFLLLISFGELIQTPAQLRRLAWIIVIPSVPIVILGLGQLFLGWASSGLLANILGWGLTATGNPPGRMASVFMYANILAAYLTIVFILALGLSIEQWQLARRRAGEAENGGTGERGKFPNYGTLYLIAAVIGSAIAIVFTNSRNAWAIAPLACLAFSVYLGWRWLLAAVTGIASIILAAAFAPSPINQFLRKIVPAFFWARLTDQNFPDRPLPYLRTTQWQFAWWMTQQRPWTGWGLRNFTPLYVTKYATPDNPIWLGHPHSLFLMLTAEIGIPATMLFCVLVSWMIARSILLLRDWPVNNQDRLILFSFIVAFLGCSLFNTVDVTIFDLRVNTFGWLLLAAIGGVVYSQSGK